A genomic window from Tolypothrix sp. PCC 7910 includes:
- the hisS gene encoding histidine--tRNA ligase, with translation MAKGDRINFSTPSGFPEFLPSEKRLEVYLLDIIRRVFESYGFTPIETPAVERLEVLQAKGNQGDNIIYGIDPILPPNRQAERDKAGETGSEARALKFDQTVPLAAYIARHLNELTFPFARYQMDVVFRGERAKDGRFRQFRQCDIDVVARSQLSLLYDAQMPAIITEIFEAINIGDFIIRINNRKILTGFFQSLGIAENQIKTCIGIIDDLEKIGEAKVKQQLDKEGISPEQTQKIIEFINIKGTVDEVLDKLKHLSQNLPDAEQLSLGVNEIETVIAGVRNLGVPEKRFCIDLSIARGLNYYTGTVYETTLIGHEALGSICSGGRYEELVGMFIGEKMPGVGISIGLTRLISRLLKADILKTLPATPAQVVVVNMQEDLMATYLQVSQQLRQSGINVVTNFEKRPLGKQFQAADKQGIRFCVIIGADEAAAQKSSLKDLQTGEQIEVALADLAAQVKHRLQ, from the coding sequence ATGGCAAAAGGTGACAGAATTAATTTTTCTACCCCTAGCGGGTTTCCAGAGTTTCTTCCTAGCGAAAAACGCCTGGAAGTATATTTACTAGATATTATCCGCAGAGTTTTTGAAAGTTACGGATTCACGCCCATCGAAACCCCTGCTGTAGAACGCTTAGAAGTACTACAAGCAAAAGGTAATCAGGGTGATAACATTATTTATGGTATCGACCCCATCCTGCCACCAAACCGCCAAGCAGAAAGAGACAAAGCAGGGGAAACTGGTTCTGAAGCTAGGGCTTTAAAGTTCGATCAAACAGTTCCGTTAGCAGCATACATTGCCCGTCACCTCAACGAATTAACCTTTCCCTTTGCACGCTACCAAATGGATGTTGTGTTTCGGGGGGAACGCGCTAAAGATGGACGTTTCCGCCAATTTCGCCAATGTGATATTGATGTGGTTGCTCGCAGTCAACTCAGCTTGCTTTATGATGCTCAGATGCCTGCAATTATTACCGAGATATTTGAAGCCATTAACATTGGTGATTTTATCATTCGGATAAATAACCGCAAAATTCTCACAGGATTTTTTCAATCTTTAGGCATAGCTGAAAATCAAATTAAAACTTGTATTGGTATTATTGATGACTTAGAGAAAATTGGTGAAGCCAAAGTCAAACAACAATTAGACAAAGAAGGCATTTCACCAGAGCAAACCCAAAAGATTATTGAATTTATTAATATTAAAGGTACTGTGGATGAGGTATTAGATAAACTCAAGCACCTTTCACAAAATCTCCCCGATGCAGAACAATTAAGTCTAGGTGTGAATGAAATAGAAACAGTAATTGCGGGAGTAAGAAATTTAGGCGTTCCCGAAAAACGTTTCTGTATTGATTTATCAATTGCTCGAGGTCTAAATTACTATACTGGCACAGTTTACGAAACAACTCTCATCGGACATGAAGCTTTAGGCAGTATATGTTCTGGTGGCAGATATGAAGAATTAGTAGGGATGTTTATCGGTGAAAAAATGCCTGGTGTCGGCATTTCTATTGGTTTAACTCGCTTAATTAGCCGATTACTCAAAGCCGATATTTTAAAGACTCTACCTGCAACACCAGCCCAGGTAGTAGTAGTAAATATGCAAGAAGATTTGATGGCGACTTATTTGCAAGTTTCGCAACAGTTACGTCAATCAGGAATTAACGTAGTCACCAACTTTGAAAAACGCCCTTTAGGTAAACAATTCCAAGCAGCAGACAAGCAAGGAATTAGATTTTGTGTAATTATTGGCGCTGACGAAGCAGCAGCCCAAAAATCATCGCTGAAAGATTTGCAAACAGGCGAACAAATAGAAGTGGCGTTAGCAGATTTAGCTGCACAAGTGAAACACAGGCTGCAGTAG
- a CDS encoding HpcH/HpaI aldolase/citrate lyase family protein, which translates to MLQTDSQPIGCWIFFSDTDSIELLSMCGFDAFIIDHEHGAMDMGVLVEQLRAAQATDVTCILRVPSNDPVYIKRALEMGVEGIVVPTVESADEARAIVAATRYRPHGGHRGVGYPESRAANWGLAELEYPANYRENLIVAVIVETRRGFENVREIAAVEGIDMVILGAGDLMADIAEDFAALTKLGTYNNSELDRLLAEAEAIVRSTPDCWLGGVSRHVAGGRELFAKGYNFVLPAADGWMLTDAARSIVTGMRG; encoded by the coding sequence ATGCTCCAAACCGACTCTCAACCAATCGGTTGCTGGATTTTCTTCTCAGATACTGACTCAATCGAACTGCTTTCTATGTGTGGTTTCGATGCCTTTATCATCGACCACGAACATGGTGCTATGGATATGGGTGTCTTAGTAGAGCAACTCCGGGCTGCTCAGGCAACAGATGTTACCTGTATTTTGCGTGTACCTTCAAACGATCCAGTCTATATCAAGCGAGCATTGGAAATGGGCGTGGAAGGTATAGTTGTTCCAACTGTAGAATCAGCAGATGAAGCACGAGCTATTGTCGCCGCGACTCGCTACCGACCTCATGGTGGACACCGAGGTGTTGGTTATCCAGAAAGCCGCGCAGCTAACTGGGGTTTAGCAGAGCTTGAGTATCCTGCAAATTATCGAGAGAACCTAATTGTAGCGGTTATCGTTGAAACCCGTCGGGGCTTTGAGAATGTTAGGGAAATTGCCGCAGTTGAAGGAATCGATATGGTAATTTTAGGAGCAGGCGATTTGATGGCAGACATCGCGGAAGATTTTGCGGCACTGACTAAGTTAGGAACTTACAATAATTCAGAACTTGACCGATTGTTGGCAGAAGCAGAAGCGATAGTTCGCTCCACCCCCGATTGTTGGCTTGGAGGTGTCAGTCGTCATGTTGCCGGAGGTCGCGAACTGTTTGCTAAGGGCTATAATTTTGTGCTACCTGCTGCTGATGGCTGGATGCTGACTGATGCAGCACGCTCGATTGTCACTGGTATGAGAGGTTAA
- a CDS encoding RidA family protein produces MAKTREVIIPKGMEILYEKYHYCPGIKVGNTLYISGQVGRDENLQVVEGVEAQFVQTFENVKKVLTAAGATFDDVVEMITYHVTGVNLGNLQVPPADASEQRFTIPHLPLFMQVKDRYFTNNFPTWTGFGISALSTPGLIVEIKCTAVLDN; encoded by the coding sequence ATGGCAAAGACTCGTGAAGTCATTATTCCCAAAGGCATGGAAATTTTATATGAAAAGTATCACTACTGTCCTGGCATTAAGGTAGGCAATACTTTATATATTTCAGGACAGGTAGGACGCGATGAAAATTTACAGGTAGTAGAGGGAGTAGAAGCCCAATTTGTCCAGACTTTTGAAAATGTGAAAAAGGTACTGACAGCAGCAGGAGCGACTTTTGATGATGTGGTAGAGATGATTACTTACCATGTGACAGGAGTGAATCTCGGTAATTTGCAAGTTCCGCCTGCAGATGCTTCCGAACAGCGATTTACCATTCCCCACCTGCCACTGTTTATGCAAGTAAAAGACCGCTATTTTACTAATAACTTTCCTACTTGGACGGGATTTGGCATCAGTGCATTATCTACACCAGGACTAATTGTAGAAATTAAGTGTACAGCAGTCCTAGATAATTAG
- a CDS encoding alpha/beta fold hydrolase yields MTQKIKRAFLDTEDGQILYRIGGEGEPILLLHMNPRSSDEYRELMPLLAEHRRVIAMDLMGFGDSDKPPRMYTIADYAKTAIALLDELGIEKTSIMGNHTGAFVSGEIAASYSDRVDKLILGNVAGFGEGGQAELFRRVEEGFKIQEDGSHLMERWLARSRYVGSAELNHRWVLDDLKCFGHPLYAVWAVGNYCLDAPERFRAIKCPTLIIWGMDDVKEFEKLNLAKAGDRYFLSQAIPHGKVVEFEEGTICMMNQIAEEVAQVVIKFLNDPE; encoded by the coding sequence ATGACACAAAAGATTAAACGAGCTTTTTTAGATACTGAAGACGGACAGATTCTTTATCGCATTGGCGGAGAAGGTGAACCCATTCTGCTACTGCACATGAATCCCCGCAGTAGTGATGAATATCGCGAACTGATGCCACTCCTGGCCGAACACAGACGAGTCATCGCAATGGATTTGATGGGGTTTGGTGATTCAGATAAACCACCCAGAATGTATACAATCGCCGACTATGCAAAAACAGCGATCGCACTTTTAGATGAATTAGGTATAGAAAAAACCAGTATTATGGGAAACCATACTGGCGCTTTTGTTTCCGGAGAAATAGCTGCGAGTTATAGCGATCGCGTTGACAAATTGATTTTAGGTAACGTAGCTGGTTTTGGTGAAGGAGGACAAGCAGAGCTATTTAGAAGAGTTGAGGAAGGTTTTAAAATCCAAGAAGATGGCTCGCATCTCATGGAAAGATGGTTAGCCCGTTCTCGATATGTCGGCTCTGCTGAATTAAATCACCGTTGGGTTTTAGACGATTTAAAATGTTTTGGTCATCCTTTATATGCAGTTTGGGCTGTAGGCAATTACTGTCTAGATGCGCCAGAAAGATTTCGTGCCATCAAGTGTCCAACTCTGATTATTTGGGGAATGGATGATGTCAAAGAATTTGAAAAATTGAATTTAGCAAAAGCAGGCGATCGCTATTTTCTGTCTCAAGCAATTCCTCATGGCAAAGTCGTGGAATTTGAAGAAGGCACAATTTGCATGATGAATCAAATAGCTGAAGAAGTAGCCCAGGTAGTCATCAAATTTCTCAATGATCCGGAATAG
- a CDS encoding 3-keto-5-aminohexanoate cleavage protein: MNNELPLIIECRCNEITKREDNPALPYSPKEIIREAVRAWEAGASIFHWHGRDPESGTPRNDVELYLEVIQGIREQTDLLIHPTLGYITQNQVEDRVRHILAVNDDPVLRVDMAPVDFGSLNVDFWNPQAKQFTTYDQVYVNSRENLKAVLEVFKKHNIYVSSVCWDVGQMRTARCFQEMGLLPKETLWEFVFTGEIMPAGAAVTLPGLQAFIAEVPAGNQWLVLCWNGDVMRVASWAITLGGHVAIGLGDYAYTRFGKPHHGELVEMVAKMAHTLGREVATPAQAREILKMPPRPAVTEKLQATVN, translated from the coding sequence ATGAACAACGAATTACCATTGATTATCGAGTGTCGTTGTAACGAAATCACCAAACGCGAGGACAATCCTGCTTTACCTTACTCTCCAAAAGAGATCATCCGCGAAGCAGTTCGTGCTTGGGAAGCAGGGGCTTCAATTTTTCATTGGCACGGACGAGATCCAGAGAGTGGGACACCACGCAACGATGTTGAACTTTATCTCGAAGTGATACAGGGAATTCGTGAACAGACGGATCTCCTCATCCATCCGACGCTGGGCTACATTACACAGAATCAGGTAGAGGATCGCGTCCGGCATATCTTGGCAGTGAATGATGATCCAGTGCTGCGGGTTGACATGGCACCAGTGGATTTTGGCTCGCTCAACGTAGACTTCTGGAATCCCCAGGCGAAACAGTTCACCACCTACGATCAGGTGTATGTTAATAGCCGGGAAAACCTCAAGGCGGTGCTAGAAGTATTCAAAAAACACAATATCTATGTGAGTTCAGTTTGTTGGGACGTAGGGCAAATGCGAACAGCGCGTTGCTTTCAGGAAATGGGACTGCTGCCCAAAGAAACGCTTTGGGAGTTTGTCTTTACTGGGGAAATAATGCCGGCTGGCGCTGCGGTAACTTTACCGGGTTTGCAGGCGTTTATAGCTGAGGTTCCTGCCGGTAACCAGTGGTTGGTACTTTGCTGGAATGGAGATGTGATGAGGGTCGCATCCTGGGCAATTACCCTTGGCGGACACGTTGCAATTGGACTGGGAGATTATGCTTACACTCGCTTTGGCAAGCCGCACCACGGCGAATTAGTCGAGATGGTTGCAAAGATGGCGCATACACTCGGTCGGGAAGTGGCAACGCCAGCACAAGCGCGTGAGATTCTGAAGATGCCGCCGCGACCTGCTGTTACAGAAAAGCTACAGGCAACCGTTAACTAA
- a CDS encoding antibiotic biosynthesis monooxygenase, translating to MTKPSTFLSILWRLVISVIVPLAVFTQIETIAASAEPVPNNSATTQSKKVVARIWHGTTPTSKADEYYTYLVEAGIKKIESIPGNLGTQVLRRTNGNNTEFTVISYWESRDAIRKFAGNDIEKVRPLPRDNEYLINPETTVKHFDVIIDDRK from the coding sequence ATGACAAAACCAAGTACTTTTTTGAGTATTCTTTGGAGATTGGTGATTTCCGTTATTGTACCACTTGCTGTTTTTACACAGATTGAAACCATTGCAGCATCAGCTGAACCTGTACCAAATAATTCTGCTACTACCCAATCCAAGAAAGTTGTGGCTCGTATTTGGCATGGTACAACTCCGACATCGAAAGCAGATGAATACTATACTTATTTAGTAGAAGCGGGAATTAAAAAAATCGAATCAATTCCTGGTAATTTGGGGACGCAAGTCCTTCGTCGCACTAATGGCAATAATACAGAATTTACTGTGATTTCTTACTGGGAATCACGAGATGCAATTCGTAAGTTTGCTGGTAACGACATTGAAAAAGTCAGACCTCTTCCAAGAGATAATGAATATCTCATCAACCCTGAAACCACAGTTAAACACTTTGATGTCATAATCGACGATCGCAAATAA
- a CDS encoding alpha/beta fold hydrolase has product MSQSIKRAFLDTQDGQILYRIGGEGEAILLLHMTPRSSDEFKELMPNLAATNLVIAMDLMGLGDSDKPPRVYSVADYAKNAIALLDELGIKKVSIFGSVTGGYIAGEVAAAYPERVEKLILCNVVGFDAEEQDKILQLYSQGYKVQEDGSHLMGRWLSRVNYVGTGELNHRCVLDELKSFGSTIYPGVAVANYCLSAPERFRLINCPTLIMSGDKALEALEKAGLAKAENQSWLKEVISHSQSVELEGGNLWMVNQMPTEILKLVVDFLQN; this is encoded by the coding sequence ATGAGCCAAAGTATCAAAAGAGCATTTTTAGATACACAGGATGGGCAAATTCTTTACCGTATAGGTGGAGAAGGTGAAGCGATACTTTTACTGCATATGACTCCCCGCAGTAGTGATGAATTTAAAGAATTGATGCCGAATTTGGCAGCTACCAACTTAGTAATTGCAATGGATTTAATGGGGTTAGGGGATTCCGACAAGCCGCCTAGAGTGTATTCAGTTGCAGACTATGCCAAAAATGCGATCGCACTTTTGGACGAGTTAGGCATAAAAAAGGTCAGCATTTTTGGTAGTGTGACAGGTGGTTATATCGCTGGAGAAGTTGCAGCCGCCTATCCAGAAAGAGTGGAAAAACTCATTCTCTGTAATGTAGTTGGATTTGATGCAGAAGAACAAGACAAAATTCTCCAGCTATATTCCCAGGGATATAAAGTGCAAGAAGATGGCTCTCATTTGATGGGAAGATGGCTATCTCGTGTTAATTATGTTGGCACAGGAGAGTTAAATCACCGTTGTGTTTTAGATGAGTTAAAATCTTTCGGTTCTACTATATATCCTGGTGTTGCAGTAGCAAATTATTGTCTTTCGGCTCCAGAAAGATTTCGTTTAATTAACTGTCCCACTTTGATTATGTCGGGAGACAAGGCATTAGAAGCATTAGAAAAAGCTGGTTTAGCCAAAGCAGAAAATCAATCTTGGCTCAAGGAAGTAATTTCTCATAGTCAAAGTGTCGAATTAGAAGGCGGAAACCTGTGGATGGTAAATCAAATGCCAACAGAAATATTAAAATTAGTAGTCGATTTTCTGCAAAATTAA
- a CDS encoding amidohydrolase family protein, protein MSEAFLLDLIIKNVRVVRPHNDTVELLDLGIKNGKFIEIAPHISPDKSRQVFDARNLLGFPGVVDAHMHIGIYQPLEEDAVTESKAAAMGGVTTSLNYIRTGQYYLNKGGSYKDFFPEVLALSAGNFFVDYSYHIAPIAKQHIEEIPLLFEEYGVSSFKIFMFYGGYGLHGLSNQQNLFLMINKEERYDFAHFEFIMRGLTRLREAYPAARDTISLSLHCEVAEILNAYTKIVENDSSLSGLKAYSAARPPHSEGLAICIASYLAHETNCANINLLHLSSRKAMEAALTMQTAFPHINFRREVTVGHLLLDVDTPNSTWAKVNPPIRPRADVEYLWQAVLNHQVDWIVSDHACCSAEQKRSPKDPNNIWLAKSGFGGTEYLLSGVLSEGSKRGMSYNHMAKLLSWNPSRRFGLLEKGDIAIGYDADLVLVNPTETFVVRAAESESQQGYTPFEGAELTGRVKSTFLRGNLIYNNGQVLGSPTGRYLKRSHSALNA, encoded by the coding sequence ATGTCTGAAGCTTTTCTATTAGATTTAATTATCAAAAATGTGCGCGTAGTTCGTCCTCATAATGATACGGTCGAACTACTAGATTTAGGCATTAAGAATGGGAAATTTATCGAGATTGCTCCTCATATTAGCCCAGATAAAAGCCGACAAGTATTTGATGCCAGAAACTTGCTAGGATTTCCTGGGGTTGTCGATGCTCATATGCACATTGGTATCTATCAACCTCTAGAAGAAGATGCCGTAACTGAAAGCAAAGCTGCAGCAATGGGAGGCGTAACTACTAGCCTAAATTACATTCGTACAGGGCAGTATTATCTCAATAAAGGTGGTTCTTACAAAGATTTTTTTCCGGAAGTATTAGCATTATCTGCAGGTAATTTTTTTGTTGATTACAGTTATCACATTGCACCAATAGCTAAACAGCATATTGAAGAAATACCCTTATTATTTGAAGAATATGGGGTATCTTCGTTTAAAATTTTTATGTTTTATGGCGGTTATGGTTTGCATGGTTTATCAAACCAGCAAAATCTCTTTTTAATGATTAATAAAGAAGAACGCTATGACTTTGCCCATTTTGAATTTATTATGCGCGGTCTCACTCGCTTAAGGGAAGCATATCCAGCAGCGCGAGATACTATTAGTTTGAGTTTGCATTGTGAAGTTGCAGAAATTCTCAATGCCTACACCAAAATAGTTGAAAATGATTCTAGCTTGAGTGGACTAAAAGCTTACAGTGCAGCACGTCCGCCACATTCCGAAGGTTTAGCAATTTGCATTGCTTCATATTTAGCACATGAAACAAACTGTGCAAATATCAATTTATTACATCTCAGTTCGCGGAAAGCAATGGAAGCAGCTTTAACTATGCAAACTGCTTTTCCTCATATTAATTTTCGGCGCGAAGTTACTGTAGGACATTTACTCTTAGATGTTGATACTCCTAATAGTACTTGGGCAAAAGTTAATCCGCCAATTCGTCCCCGTGCTGATGTGGAATATTTATGGCAAGCAGTACTAAATCATCAAGTAGATTGGATAGTTAGCGATCATGCTTGCTGTTCTGCTGAACAAAAACGCAGTCCAAAAGATCCAAATAATATTTGGTTAGCTAAATCTGGTTTTGGCGGTACAGAATATTTACTTTCTGGTGTTTTAAGTGAAGGAAGTAAGCGAGGAATGTCTTACAACCACATGGCTAAGTTGCTATCTTGGAACCCATCAAGGCGTTTTGGCTTGTTAGAAAAAGGGGATATTGCTATTGGTTATGATGCGGATTTAGTATTAGTAAATCCCACTGAAACCTTTGTGGTACGTGCGGCTGAGTCGGAATCGCAACAAGGTTACACACCTTTTGAAGGTGCAGAGTTAACCGGAAGGGTTAAGAGTACCTTTTTACGAGGAAATTTGATTTACAACAATGGTCAAGTTTTAGGTTCGCCTACTGGACGTTATTTGAAACGTTCCCATAGTGCCTTAAATGCTTAG